ATTCGTGTAGTCGACACCGCCCAGGACCTGCATGGCGAGGTTGACCACCTCCCAGGCGGCCTCTCCGGCCAGGCGGTTCAGCCCGCGGGCGGCGTCCAGCAAGGTGAGGCTTTCGGCGATTTTGAAACTCACCGCCTGGAAGCGGCGAATTTTCTGCCCGAAGGCGTAGCGCTGGTCGGCGTATTTGGCCGCGATCTCCAGGGCCGCGCTCGATGAGGAAGGCGGTCATGGCCCGCTTGGGGTCTTCGATGCCCTCGACTTTGCCATAAATGAGGAACAGGTCGGCCCCCTCGGCCCTGGCGACGAAACGCTTTTGTCCGCTGACATAGAACACATCGCCTTCGCGGCGGGCTTTGGTCGTCGTGCCGAAGAAGTCCGACCCACCGCGCGGTTCCGTCAGCCCTTCGGCCACGGCGAGTTTGCCTGCAGTATGGGTTTGAGGTAGCGTCCCTTTTGCTCCTCGGTGCCGAAGGTGTGGATGGCCTCGCCCACGATGGGCACCAAGGAGTACAGGCAGGCCGGGGCGCTGCCCAGGACGCCCACCTCCTCCAGGGCGATGAGTTCGGATGTTCACGGCCGCCCCAGCGCGGGTCGAAGCGCAGGCCCAGCAGCCCACGCCTCCCCGCTTCTTCCAGAAACTCGTGCGGGTAGGCCACTTGGTCGGCGTCCATATCCAGCAGCAACCGGCGGGGCGGGCTATGTGGAGGTGCCAGCGTTGCGCGAGGCCGGTTTCGTGGTGGCCGCGGTGAACGATCGCCTGGCGCCCCAGGCGCATTTCCCGGCCATGATTGAGGATGTGAAATGTGCTGCCGTGCGTTTTCTGCGCGCGCACGCGGCCGGGTACCATCTCGACGCCGCCCATATCGGCGTCTGGGGTGGCAGCGCCGGGGGGTACCTGGCGGCACTTTTGGGCACCAGTGACGTCTCGGCCGGCTGGGATGTGGGGCCTTATCTCGAACAGCCCAGCTGGGTGCAGGCGGTGGTGGTCATGTTCGGCCCGGCCGATTTGCCCGCCTTGTTTGCGCACTCGACCCGCCCTCAGGGGCAGCGGCGCTTGTTGTTGGTGTTCGATGCGGCTTCTCCGGAGGGCCCGGTGTGGGTCGTGGCCAGCCCGGTGACTTATATCACCCCAGGCGACCCACCGTTTCTCATCTTGCAGGGAGACCAGGATAAGGTGGTTCCCCCGGAGCAGGCGCGCAGGCTTTACGAGCGCCTGCAACAGGCGGGTGTGGCGGCCCAGTTGGTCCAGTTGCTTCTGGAAGTCTAGGGTGTAGAGATTGATGTTCACCGCGCCCTGAATATGACCAGCCTGAAACTCCCGGGGTGTCTGCACGTCCAGTTGGGGTTGTTAGCCCTGCTTTGCAGCAGGGCGTAGGCGTCGTTGGGCGCCAGTTGCTTGATCTCCACGGCCGTCCTGGTTGTGCCGCAGGCGGCCAGGAACACGAGGGCCAGGCCCCCCACCACCAGGGCATTCGTCGGAACACGCGCGTCATCATGCGCCTTCTTGGTTGGGTTGGTGGTCCGCTATGGGGGTCTTGGGCAAGGATGCGACGGATGCTGTCATACGGAGGCATCAGGGCGTTGATTGCGGCGAGGGTTTCGCTTTTGCTTCCAGTACGCACACATAATAACTCGGGAAGGGGTAACTCCTGGGCATCACGGGCTGGATTTTGAGCCGGTAGCGGGTGCCCGGGGTGAGGTCCATGCCTTCGGGCACGGCCACCACTAAGTAGAAAGGCCCGGAGCGGGATTGATCGGGCATATAGAGCATGGCCGGCAGGGGATCTCTGATCCAGGCGTCGTCCAGCGTCAGGGGTTTTGGCGGTGGGAGGGGGGCCCGGCCGTAGATCCCTATCTCCACGCCGGGAATGTAGTGCCAGGCCTCGTCCAGGTGGAAGGCGTTGGGTGGCATGCCCCAGTATCGCTTGCGTTCGCGTTGCAGATAGTCCAATGCTCGCCAGTACATGGCGCGCTGGGTTTTGTCCGCGTTCTTCAGCCAGCCTTCATAGCGAGCGATTTCCAGGTCCAGGGCTCGTTGCACACCCTGCAGGCAGAGGCGCTGGATGGGGTCGCTTTCGGAGGCGGTAGGTGAGGGGCCGGGGGAGGATGCCGCTGGCCCGCAGGCGCTGAGCAGCATCGCGAAGGCCAAAAGGGTAAACAGGGGGGCCTTGGAGAAAATCATCCGACACCTCGGAGGGTGGGCTCAAAGTAAGTATACCTTGTTTTGGCAGCGCCGGTACAGTTTTGCCGGAAAGCCGGTGCCCGCCCGGCTATGGTCTGGTGTGAGATCAACCCGCGGCGATGGGGCCATCGCCTGGGATTCTGATGGTATCATCAGGCCTATGCAAGCGCCAGCGACTTCCCCCATCTCTTTGCGCCGGCTGATGCGCACCTGGTGCCCCTGGCCGCTTCGTGATTGCTTGTGTCCGTGGCACTGCCGCTCCTGAGCGCCGTGATCGCTCGGCTGCCCGATCCCAAAGTGCATCTAGCGGCTTACGGGGGCGTGGTTTTCCCCCTGGCGCTGATCATCGAGGCGCCCATCATCAAAAGTAACGCCCCACCCCGTGGGGTCCACACCGCCGGACCTTGGGGTGGGGCGCCGTTTTCCGGGGGAAGTGCCCCCTCGAGAAGGGATCTGTGCCCTTATTTCCGGGGGGCGACGGGCAGGGTAAAAAGAAAGGTGCTCCCCTGGCCGGGGCCGGGGCTGTGGGCTTCGATGCGTCCGCCGTGGGCCTCGACCAGCAGGCGGGCGATGGTCAGCCCGATGCCGCTGCCGCCGCGTTGACGGGAGCGGGACTTGTCCACCCGGTAGAAGCGGCGAAAGAGGTGGGGCAGATGCTCGGGGGAGATGCCCTCGCCGGTGTCCTGCACCTCGAAGCGCACGAAGCCTTTTTCGCCCC
Above is a genomic segment from Anaerolineae bacterium containing:
- a CDS encoding alpha/beta hydrolase, which codes for MREAGFVVAAVNDRLAPQAHFPAMIEDVKCAAVRFLRAHAAGYHLDAAHIGVWGGSAGGYLAALLGTSDVSAGWDVGPYLEQPSWVQAVVVMFGPADLPALFAHSTRPQGQRRLLLVFDAASPEGPVWVVASPVTYITPGDPPFLILQGDQDKVVPPEQARRLYERLQQAGVAAQLVQLLLEV